catacagtaccagtgaaaacAACAATTTAGACacacctcattcaagggttttgagttggactattttctacattctagaatagagaagacatcaaaaatatgaaataacacatatggaataaggtagtaaccaaaaaagtgttaaaacaaatctaaatatattttatatttgagattcttcaaagtagccaccctttgccttgacagctttgcacactcctggtattctctcaaccagcttcaagaggaatgcttttccaacagtctttaaaGAGCtcccacatgtgctgagcacttgttggctgcttttccttcactctgcagttcaactcatcccaaaccatctcaattgggttgaggtcaggtgattgtggaggccaggtcatctgtggCTCCCCAGCACTCTCTTTGGTCAAACAGCccgtacacagcctggaagtgtgttttgggtcaatgtccttttgaaaaacaaatgatagtcccactaagcgcaaaccagatggaatggtgtatcgctgcagaagcCATGccggttaagtgtgctttgaattctaaaatcactgtcaccagcaaagcacccccacaccatcttCTCCATACGTCACAGTGGGTACCACACATGCATAGATCATCAGTTTGCCTACTTTGCAACTCACAAagacagttggaaccaaaaatctcaaatgtggaatcagatcaaaggacagatttccaccggtctaatgtccattggtcgcgtttcttggcccaagcctcttattggtgtcctttttggaagcaattcgaccatgaaggcctgattcagtctcctctgaacagttgatgttaagatgtgtctgttacttgaaatctgtgaagcatttatttgggctgcactttgagcctggtaactaatgaacttaatcctctgcagcagaggtaactctgggtcttcctttcctgtagcggtcctcacAAGAGTCAGTTTCAACATAGCACTTGGTTGCCACTACACTGAACCTTTTCCAGATTGACTACCTTCCATGTCTTAATGGACTGTCATTCCACTGAGCTTATTTGAGCAGTTGGTCCCCATTTGGGCTTATACCaaatatggctttttttctgtATACCCCTCTACATTGtcaacacaactaattggctcaaatgcatcaactaattgaaacgcattccagttaactacctcatgaatctggttgagagaatgccaatactGTGCAaagcaaagtgtggctactttgaagaatctcaaacactGTCTTACatgaatgtgatatttcatagtttggtcaccattattctacaatgtagaaaatagtttaaataaAAAACTTTGCAAACAGGTAATGgcagagtgatttctgcatattgcacctttcaCATCTCAGCAGCAAGCTATACTGAAGCATTTTACAATTACTGCAGGTAGGTCTTATAAATTACATCACTGCACAAAGGACGACAAACTTCACTCAACTTTAAGCAGTTTTATTCAGTCACTCAAAGCCTTTGATCGCCATCTAGTGGATCATTGCTGTAGGATGACATTTTACAACCAGTCTGACAGCACCCAGACAGGAATAGCATTGCAACATTGAAAATGCCAAAATATACAGTAGAGACCAAACCAAAAACAAATCTTTATTCCATCTTCCACTGGAAAGATTACCTATAACTTTACATGACAGGGAATTGTTGAATGTGACATTACAAATCAAGTGCTCCTTCTACACAACACTCCATTTCTTTGCTTCCCTCTCCTCACAGAGAAAGATGAACTTATGCAAGATCCTTCGCCATCTGTGCGGCCTTCTCAACCACCTCCTCGATGGGTCCGACCATGTAGAAAGCCTGCTCGGGCAGGGCATCGTACTCACCTGGAGGGAAAGAATGACCATACGCTCCAATCAGAATGTCACACCGGCAACACCAAGGATATTCATCAGTTTTAAAAAAAGGTAGACGGACCGAAATTTTGCCACGAGCAGAACTGCAGATATTGCAACGTGTGAGATGCATGACTTGGCGCACGACTCGATTGTGACGTGGGAGCCACGTCACCAAAACAGCCAACTTCAACCTCGTGTGTTAACGCTCTTAGTAGTTGCAGAAGTTGACCCACTAAGCTGTTTACTTCACATCATATCACAGAGTCCACCTTTAAAACCTAATCACCAGTACTACGTACCATTTAGAATGCTCTGGAAGCCACTGATGGTCTCCTTGAGTGGCACCAGCTTGCCAGCGTGACCAGTGAAGACCTCCGCCACCTGGAAGGGCTGGGACAGGAAACGCTGGATCTTGCGGGCGCGAGAGACGATCAGCTTGTCCTCCTCAGACAACTCATCCATACCCAGGATGGCAATGATATCCTGCAGGGACTTGTAGTCCTGAGAGGGGAGAGTTGTAGGCATAATGTTAGGGGCAAGGTCAGGTCATTGATCATTAGAAACGGTGTAGTGCCGCTTTCCATGTCTAGCTTGTGAAGTGTGTAACAGTTGCTTTTAAGCATCTTACGCTATTGTTAATGCGCTGTCTGAATGCTACGTGTTGATTTGTCTTATGTTGCTCTGcatgtgctcactgctcattATGAGAATTGTTTTTAACAACCTGCCCAGGGTGTGCAGCTGAAAATTTCAGGTGGCTAAATCCAGCTCTTTCCCCAAAACATTGATCaacgtgcactgtccctgtaaaaataaactcAAAGGTCAGGGTGACTGGTACACTAGGGTGACCAGGGTGGCTTAAGACACTAACCTGGAGGATCTTCTGCACGCCACGAGCAACGTCGTAGTGCTCAGCGCCGACAATGTTGGGGTCCATGATACGGGAGGTGGAATCCAGGGGATCCACAGCAGGGTAGATTCCCAGCTCAGCGATGGCACGGGACAGCACAGTGGTGGCGTCCAAGTGAGCGAAGGTGGTGGCAGGGGCAGGATCAGTCAAATCATCAGCCGGCACATAGATGGCCTTAGAGAAGACAGGTTGTTACATTCACAGGTAGCGTTTCAGTCTTGAAGCCATGTCAGACTATTGGGTACTGCCATGTTAGCTAACTGCTAACTGCCATGTTAGCATGGTCCTCCAACAGGCCTATGCTGCTTGAACTCCAGCTTACCTGCACAGAGGTGATGGAACCCTTCTTGGTGGTGGTGATTCTCTCCTGCATGGTACCCATGTCAGTGGCCAGGGTGGGCTGGTAACCCACAGCGGAGGGGATACGACCCAGCAGGGCAGACACCTCGGAGCCAGCTTGGGTGAAGCGGAAGATGTTGTCGATGAAGAGCAGCACATCCTGACCCTCCTGGTCACGGAAATACTCAGccacagtcagaccagtcagagcCACACGAGCACGGGCGCCTGGGGGCTCGTTCATTTGTCCGTACACCAGAGCCACCTAGGGGTTTGGAGGAGGGGGCACCATTAGAAAACACATCTCATAGAAACTAAAGGGGAAAGGCTGATGTGAACATCAAGTCAAGTGGGTAATGAGGTCAACTTTCCAGACTGGTGATATGCTACAacgtaactttttgggtgacaaTTCATAGAAATGTGAATAAGAGACTAGCCAttttcattgaaagcaagtcaaaGAAGCAGTAGATATGATCCATTTCTATGCTTCACGTTACGTTTCTGCATCATACTTTGATACACCAGcgtcaaacagctgaaaatgttTTCgttatagaaaatatatttcatagcGGTTTAGATGGCACTATGATTCTCTATGCTATTTTGTCAAACTGAAATTAGACAGACTACTTGAATTTATACAGCCAGGAAACAGAGCGATTTCTGCACATTGAACCTTCTAATTTTGACATTTAACAGTGGGTTGTCTTTACTGTGACTGACAACTTCAAAATACCATCAGTCTGCATAAGACTCCCATAGGAGTCCAAGCCAGGGGACtgctaagctatatggaattgttttatggTCATGCTACAAACAATTTGATTTTGAATTGTAACtccttgaagtgtgtgtgtgtaatatatatatatatataatttttttttatatatatattttttcttttaGAAGAGATGAAAAATGTTGGCCTTAATTCTATTGGGTTATACAAACGCATTGAAAAACAGGTTGTTTAGTTTTCGGGACTGTCTCCAGATATACACTACCAGAACTGTATTTGACTGGTATCAGGGGACCTTCAGAGGAGTCTTGAGGCCATCCTAGAGCAAACCATGTACGTGCTTGAGAGAGTCACCCTTACAGAGGGGTCATACTAGTGCGTATCCCAAACTGTTATGACGCTACAGACATTTAGCAGATCTGCTGTACCAACTTTAGACAAGTCCCAAGACACATGTGGGGGGGGCAAAACATAGTGTTCATTAGTCTCATCTTTCAATAGAGGGGTCAAAATAGTATGCAGGCCAAACCAGCCGGGACACTACAGACAattgtgagaagaccaattttcagGATGGCTCatgtctgacaaacactgctctaacTTTGTCACCCTTCACTGCAGTTGCAGAAGTATTATAGGTGGATTGATGCATCTAATGCAAAAAAGCAGATCCATAACTCAAATGGACAGATTATGGGGATTTTAAATGCTAATTAGTTCCCATGCGGGAGTTGCCATTAattaagttttaaaaaataatgaaaaacctcATCTAAAGCGTTAAATAGAGGCACCTGCTTATGACTGTCAAATGTAGCCAGTTGTTCACCTTGGAGGTGTCATCCTTCAGGTTGATGACACCCGACTCAATCATCTCATGGTACAAGTCATTTCCTTCGCGGGTACGCTCTCCGACTCCGGCAAACACAGAGTAACCACCATGGGCCTTGGCCACATTGTTAATCAGCTCCATGATCAGCACAGTCTTGCCTACACCAGCCCCACCGAACAGACCTATAGAAAAGGGCACAATTTGCTTTCATTAAACATTAGCTAAATATTTGCAAATATGTGAAAGAATGATGTCAGTTGTCCCACATACCAATTTTGCCTCCCTTGGCGTAGGGAGCCAGCAAATCTACCACCTTGATGCCAGTTACCAGGATCTCCTGCTCCACACTCATGTCAGTGAACTCTGGGGCCTCGGCGTGGATGGCAGCAGTCctaaaataaatatatagatTAGAGACAATACTTGACCTGAACAAGCAATTTCCAATTGCTTATCATTCAGACAGACTCAAGACTGTTCTTTGAATCATGCATAAAAAAATATTGACTTCCTTAATTGTTGCGTTTACCATTTCTCAACCTATTATGAATTGGCTGATAGACAAAGTGCTTACTGCTTGGTGGAGATTGGTCCCCTCTCATCAATGGGCTCTCCAATAACATTCATGATTCTGCCTAGGGTCTCGGGACCTACTGGGATTCTGATGGGATCGCCAGTGTCCACAACCTTCTGTCCACGGACAAGACCTTCTGTACCATCCATGGCAATGGTACGCACAGTGTTCTCACCTGAAAGTTGACAACTTATTGTGGAGCAATTCAAATAATATTTGAGCTGGATGTTACCGATTATGCAATGTTGGTACAATGCCTTTGCAAAACGATGGCTGCATTTACACAATTATgatattttgcccaattattAGCAAAAGGGTCAATCTGATTGTTCAAAAGACCAGGAAAAAGATACGAATTATACTGCCTCTAAACGCAGGCTAACATTTATTACTTACCAAGATGCTGTGCCACCTCCAGCACTAGCCTGGACTCACGCCCAGCGACTTCCAGGGCATTGAGGATGGGTGGGAGGCCCTCATCGAACTGGACGTCGACGACGGCACCGATGACCGCTACGATCCTGCCATGGGCGaaggcggcagcagcagcaggtgcAGAGTAGTCTCTGCCTGTAAAAGTAAACCAATGTAAGAATGCATTGACCCAGAACCACATGACCTTGCAGTGAATGAACTAAGACGCAGTGATGTCTGCTGGCCATTGTCAAGCTAGCCTACGAAATGCTGAGAAATACATTTAATATCACCTTTGTTGCTAGCTATGTGCGCAAAAGCAAAGAACCAGACTGACTCAATGTCAAGTATTTTCGGCCATGTTGTGTAGGATAATCAGTTACAgctcattcattaaagtcatcaACTAACGTCAGCTTGTTACCAAATTCATAGAAAACGACTCCCTTCGAAGAACGACAGAATGTCTAGGCAACCAAGTAACGTTAAACTAAGGTGATACTTATACTTCTGCAACTTGGCCTAATCAGTTAACAGGTGACAGATGGCTAGCAAACTAGATACGTTAGCAAGACAACGTACGACGAAAACAAAATTGGCAAATTTATACCTAGTTAAAGCAAAACATTTAGAAATTAAGTTATACTCGTCCAACGCTATTTGACTAGTTAGCGTCAGTGACAGTCATTCAATGCCAGTTAGCTGGCCAGCCACAGTACGCACTCGCTAGCGCGAACCTCCAAACCTCATGTCATGACATACTAAGGTCATTTCTATTTGCACAAAAATCATGCCACGCAGCTATATGTACTTGGGTCACATAAGACTATAGCAATTACATTGAATACATGACACACGTTTCACGCTCAATATTAAATCAGTAGACGAAATTATAGATTTTTTTAAAAGTGAGGCCTGCTACACTGAAGGAAGCCAGCTTGTTGCTTTAACCTAGCAGTTAGCCTAATACCAGGTCCGCGCCAAACAGCGTTTTTTCCAATGAATTATCTACCCCTGCAAAACTTACGTCCAAGGACAGATGGCGATCCAACAAGGGCCTTCAGGGGCTGGACCCCAGGCTTAAGTGCCTGGAGAGCCCCGGTGCAGCAGCGTCCCACAGCTCCTAACATTGTCAAAATGGCTGAAGGTGGAAAGAGACGAAACGACTTGTGCCTTTATAATGAATGAATGTGAGCTGAACTGAGCGTGCGCGCAACGTCCGGGGCAAACTGAGCAGGCGCACTTCGTGACATCCGTCCAGCTGATTAGTATCGCATTGATATGACTGTCATAAGCTACAATACATTGTGATTGTCTTTCAAACGTTACAAATTATTTATCATGTCAATGCAGCAAGAATAATAATGCACAGTGTTCTAACAACCCAGACAACAACAGATACAAACTCAAGGTCACTACAGAATAGAGATACTACATGGAGAACACTGTGAGGATTCTCGAAGGATCTGGTGTAATTTATGTTTAACCAATAACAATCAGTCTGGagtcatatgtgtgtgtgtgtgtgtgtgtgtgtgtgtgtgtgtgtgtgtgtgtgtgtgtgtgtgtgtgtgtgtgtgtg
The window above is part of the Oncorhynchus gorbuscha isolate QuinsamMale2020 ecotype Even-year linkage group LG21, OgorEven_v1.0, whole genome shotgun sequence genome. Proteins encoded here:
- the LOC124008354 gene encoding ATP synthase subunit beta, mitochondrial-like; its protein translation is MLGAVGRCCTGALQALKPGVQPLKALVGSPSVLGRRDYSAPAAAAAFAHGRIVAVIGAVVDVQFDEGLPPILNALEVAGRESRLVLEVAQHLGENTVRTIAMDGTEGLVRGQKVVDTGDPIRIPVGPETLGRIMNVIGEPIDERGPISTKQTAAIHAEAPEFTDMSVEQEILVTGIKVVDLLAPYAKGGKIGLFGGAGVGKTVLIMELINNVAKAHGGYSVFAGVGERTREGNDLYHEMIESGVINLKDDTSKVALVYGQMNEPPGARARVALTGLTVAEYFRDQEGQDVLLFIDNIFRFTQAGSEVSALLGRIPSAVGYQPTLATDMGTMQERITTTKKGSITSVQAIYVPADDLTDPAPATTFAHLDATTVLSRAIAELGIYPAVDPLDSTSRIMDPNIVGAEHYDVARGVQKILQDYKSLQDIIAILGMDELSEEDKLIVSRARKIQRFLSQPFQVAEVFTGHAGKLVPLKETISGFQSILNGEYDALPEQAFYMVGPIEEVVEKAAQMAKDLA